A window of the Flavobacterium sangjuense genome harbors these coding sequences:
- the mrdA gene encoding penicillin-binding protein 2, with protein MRKVLLPTIIFIATILLVLRLFYLQVIDDTLKLKSDNNAIKIAYDYPERGYIYDRNGKLLVANQPSYDIMVIPKDVKDIDVDEFCSLLKITKEDYDKKIAKAKVYSPRLPSVFLSQLNKKEYAAFQEVQRNFTGFYIQKRALRDYQVAFGANVFGFITQVNDKIIQKNKYYNSGDLIGRQGVEESYEDFLRGVKGVKYIQKDKYNRDIGSYKEGRFDTIAVQGSDINLSIDAELQKYGEELMVNKRGGIVAIEPKTGEILALVTAPSYDPAILVGRQRSKNYTTLYKDSIAKPLYDRGLLAEYTPGSPFKILTGLVALQEGAIDENFSVNCHHGFSYAPGRFMKCHCHGGALQLHRGIYESCNTFFSTSYMRTIDKYNNPPKGVDVWSNHLKSFGLGQFMGYDLPTGKKGNLPTSKTYKKMYPGWGWSSRTIVSNAIGQGEVLMTPIQLANMIATVANRGYYYTPHIIKKIKGHAIDKKFTTKHVTTVDRKYFEPMISGLFDVYNMGTAHGLNVEGIDICGKTGTAENFAKINGKRVKLQDHSIFVAFAPKDNPKIAIAVFVENGYWGARWAGPITSLMIEKYIKRKITRTDLEKRMLEGSLQSEYNKYYANPIVDTLIKSKIDGPAKPLEIKPEVKVVKPQIKVRDTSGN; from the coding sequence ATGAGAAAGGTTTTGTTACCCACCATTATTTTTATTGCTACGATTTTACTTGTCTTACGTCTTTTTTATTTACAAGTAATCGATGATACACTGAAATTAAAATCGGATAATAACGCTATTAAAATAGCATATGATTATCCTGAACGCGGTTATATTTATGATAGAAATGGCAAACTTTTAGTTGCCAATCAGCCTTCGTATGATATCATGGTTATACCAAAAGACGTTAAAGATATTGACGTTGATGAATTTTGTTCTTTATTAAAAATCACTAAAGAAGACTACGACAAGAAAATTGCCAAAGCAAAAGTTTACAGTCCACGACTTCCCTCAGTTTTTTTATCTCAGCTGAATAAAAAAGAATATGCTGCTTTTCAAGAAGTACAGCGTAATTTTACAGGATTTTATATTCAAAAACGTGCTTTAAGAGATTATCAAGTCGCTTTTGGCGCGAATGTTTTTGGATTTATTACTCAGGTGAATGATAAAATCATCCAAAAAAATAAGTATTACAATAGCGGCGATTTAATTGGAAGACAAGGTGTTGAAGAAAGTTACGAAGATTTTTTACGTGGTGTAAAAGGCGTAAAATACATTCAAAAGGATAAATACAACCGAGATATTGGTTCCTATAAAGAAGGAAGATTTGATACCATTGCCGTTCAGGGAAGCGATATTAATTTGAGTATTGATGCCGAACTTCAAAAGTATGGTGAAGAATTAATGGTTAACAAACGAGGTGGAATTGTAGCAATCGAACCAAAAACCGGTGAAATTTTAGCTTTGGTAACTGCTCCGTCTTATGATCCTGCAATTCTTGTGGGAAGACAGCGATCTAAAAATTATACTACTTTATATAAAGACTCTATTGCAAAACCATTATACGATAGAGGTTTGTTGGCAGAATACACGCCCGGTTCGCCATTCAAAATCCTAACCGGATTAGTTGCTTTGCAGGAAGGCGCGATTGATGAGAATTTTTCGGTTAACTGCCATCACGGATTTAGTTATGCTCCAGGTCGTTTTATGAAATGCCATTGTCACGGTGGTGCTTTACAATTACATCGTGGAATTTATGAATCCTGCAACACATTCTTCTCTACTTCATATATGAGAACCATTGACAAATATAACAATCCACCAAAAGGGGTTGATGTGTGGAGTAATCACTTAAAGAGTTTTGGTTTAGGACAATTTATGGGTTATGATTTACCAACAGGGAAGAAAGGTAATCTACCTACATCCAAGACATATAAAAAAATGTATCCGGGTTGGGGTTGGTCAAGTAGGACGATTGTTTCTAATGCTATCGGTCAGGGGGAAGTTTTAATGACTCCTATTCAATTGGCCAATATGATTGCAACTGTTGCAAATCGTGGTTATTATTATACGCCTCATATCATCAAAAAGATCAAAGGCCATGCTATTGATAAAAAATTCACAACGAAACATGTAACCACCGTTGACAGAAAATATTTCGAACCTATGATTAGCGGATTGTTTGATGTTTATAATATGGGAACAGCACATGGTTTAAATGTTGAAGGAATAGACATTTGCGGAAAAACAGGAACAGCTGAAAATTTTGCAAAAATTAATGGAAAAAGGGTAAAACTTCAGGATCACTCTATTTTTGTGGCTTTTGCACCTAAGGATAATCCAAAAATTGCCATTGCTGTTTTTGTAGAAAATGGGTATTGGGGAGCACGTTGGGCTGGTCCAATTACGAGTTTGATGATTGAAAAATATATCAAAAGAAAAATTACCAGAACCGATTTAGAAAAACGAATGCTAGAAGGAAGTCTTCAAAGCGAATACAATAAATATTATGCAAATCCTATTGTAGATACTTTGATTAAATCAAAAATTGATGGTCCTGCAAAACCACTCGAAATAAAACCGGAAGTTAAAGTTGTAAAACCACAAATTAAAGTAAGGGATACATCAGGAAATTAA
- a CDS encoding rod shape-determining protein MreD, with translation MNSALLANIARFVLLLAAQILIFNRIDLFGFINPFPYVLFIILYPVNGNKSGLLVASFFLGLLMDMFWNSGGVHAAACLVLAYYRPAIFKFSFGLSYEYQTVKLNDVLTPERFSFLLIAIVLHHFVLFVLEVFKVSFLWDILVRTVLSTVFTIITCIIIIYIIKPSKR, from the coding sequence ATGAATAGTGCCTTATTAGCAAATATTGCCCGATTTGTCTTGTTGCTTGCAGCACAGATTTTGATATTCAACAGAATTGATCTTTTTGGCTTTATCAATCCGTTTCCTTATGTCCTTTTCATTATTTTATATCCTGTAAACGGAAACAAAAGCGGTTTATTAGTCGCTAGTTTTTTCTTGGGATTACTAATGGATATGTTTTGGAATTCGGGTGGCGTTCATGCCGCAGCATGTTTAGTGCTTGCCTATTACAGACCCGCAATTTTTAAATTTTCATTTGGTTTGAGTTACGAATATCAAACCGTTAAACTCAATGATGTTTTAACTCCTGAACGGTTTTCATTTTTACTTATTGCCATCGTACTGCATCACTTTGTATTGTTTGTTCTCGAAGTTTTCAAAGTAAGTTTCCTTTGGGATATTTTAGTCCGTACCGTATTGAGTACCGTTTTTACGATTATCACTTGTATTATTATCATCTATATCATTAAGCCAAGTAAGCGATGA
- the mreC gene encoding rod shape-determining protein MreC, producing the protein MQQIFNFVLKNSNRLLFLLLLVLSFTLTIQSHSYHKSKIISSANFFTGGIYEKINNVDEYFGLREQNEELAKENARLKSLLFNQKDTTKLPQLDSIKGVKKMDIVVSKVIHNSYSILENYITINNGAASGIKPNMGVINSAGIVGIVDKTSKNYATIISVLNVKSQINAKIKKSNHFGSLVWNGKSTGFVQLIDVPRLAGVRKGDTIVTGGQSIIFPENIGIGTIDKVYIDDETNYYTLDIRLFNDMTNLGHVYIIKNKDTEEITNLENQSKKDE; encoded by the coding sequence ATGCAGCAAATATTTAATTTTGTACTTAAAAACAGTAATCGCTTACTGTTTTTGCTGCTTTTGGTATTATCGTTTACGTTGACTATTCAGTCGCATTCTTATCATAAAAGTAAAATCATAAGCTCTGCCAATTTCTTTACCGGCGGGATTTACGAAAAGATAAACAACGTTGATGAGTATTTTGGCTTAAGAGAGCAAAATGAAGAACTGGCTAAAGAAAACGCCCGTTTGAAATCGCTGCTATTCAATCAAAAAGACACCACTAAATTACCTCAGCTAGACTCCATTAAAGGAGTTAAGAAAATGGATATTGTTGTTTCCAAAGTGATTCACAATTCGTATAGCATTCTGGAAAATTATATCACGATTAACAATGGTGCGGCTTCGGGAATCAAACCTAATATGGGTGTAATTAACAGTGCCGGAATTGTTGGAATCGTAGATAAGACTTCGAAAAATTACGCTACTATCATCAGTGTTTTAAATGTGAAATCTCAAATCAATGCCAAGATTAAAAAATCAAATCACTTTGGTTCTTTGGTGTGGAATGGTAAAAGCACAGGTTTTGTTCAGTTGATAGATGTCCCAAGATTGGCAGGAGTTCGTAAAGGCGACACCATAGTAACCGGTGGCCAATCAATCATATTCCCGGAAAATATTGGTATTGGAACTATCGACAAAGTATACATTGACGACGAAACCAACTATTACACTTTGGACATCAGGCTATTCAATGACATGACCAATTTGGGACATGTGTATATTATTAAAAATAAAGACACAGAAGAAATTACCAATTTAGAAAATCAAAGCAAGAAAGATGAATAG
- a CDS encoding rod shape-determining protein, whose product MGFFDFMTEDIAIDLGTANTLIIHNDKVVIDSPSIVARDRISGKIIAVGKEANMMQGKTHENIKTIRPLKDGVIADFDASEKMISMFIKSIPALKKKMFTPALRMVVCIPSGITEVEMRAVKESCERVNGKEVYLIHEPMAAAIGIGIDIMQPKGNMIVDIGGGTTEIAVIALGGIVCDKSVKIAGDVFTNDIVYYMRTQHNLFVGESTAEKIKITIGAATDDLETPPEDMSVQGRDLLTGKPKQVEVSYREISKALDKSIQRIEDAIMETLSQTPPELAADIYNTGIYLAGGGSMLRGLDKRISQKTDLPVYIAEDPLRAVVRGTGMALKNIPKFRSILIK is encoded by the coding sequence ATGGGATTTTTTGATTTCATGACCGAGGATATTGCAATTGACCTTGGTACCGCAAACACTCTGATAATACACAACGACAAAGTTGTAATTGACAGCCCCTCAATTGTTGCCAGAGACCGAATATCGGGAAAAATTATCGCTGTTGGAAAAGAAGCCAACATGATGCAGGGAAAAACACATGAGAACATAAAAACCATACGTCCGTTGAAAGATGGGGTTATCGCCGATTTTGATGCGTCTGAAAAAATGATCAGCATGTTCATCAAAAGTATACCGGCGTTAAAGAAAAAAATGTTTACTCCGGCACTTAGAATGGTGGTTTGTATTCCTTCCGGTATTACTGAAGTAGAAATGCGTGCGGTAAAAGAAAGTTGCGAACGTGTAAACGGAAAAGAAGTTTATCTTATTCACGAACCAATGGCAGCGGCAATTGGTATTGGTATCGATATTATGCAACCAAAAGGAAACATGATTGTAGATATCGGTGGTGGAACAACTGAAATTGCAGTTATCGCTTTAGGCGGAATTGTTTGTGATAAATCGGTTAAGATTGCTGGTGACGTTTTCACGAATGATATAGTGTATTACATGAGAACGCAACACAATTTATTTGTGGGTGAAAGCACTGCAGAGAAAATCAAAATTACCATTGGTGCGGCTACTGATGATTTAGAAACGCCACCAGAAGATATGTCAGTTCAAGGAAGAGATTTATTGACTGGTAAACCAAAACAGGTTGAAGTATCGTATAGAGAAATCTCAAAAGCATTGGACAAATCAATACAACGTATTGAAGATGCCATCATGGAAACCTTATCGCAAACACCTCCGGAATTAGCAGCCGATATTTACAACACCGGTATTTATCTTGCGGGTGGAGGTTCGATGTTAAGAGGATTAGACAAACGTATTTCTCAAAAAACAGATTTACCGGTATATATTGCGGAAGATCCATTAAGAGCGGTTGTTCGCGGAACCGGAATGGCTCTTAAAAACATTCCGAAATTCAGAAGCATACTTATAAAATAG
- the purH gene encoding bifunctional phosphoribosylaminoimidazolecarboxamide formyltransferase/IMP cyclohydrolase: MSTTKNTQGQRPNGTKLIQSALISVFSKDGLEPIVRKLHEQNVTIYSTGGTEEFINNLGIPVVPVEEVTSFPEILGGRVKTLHPKIFGGILNRQDNETDIAQMKDFEIPQIDLVIVDLYPFEKTVASGASEQDIIEKIDIGGISLIRAAAKNFNDTVIVASVNEYSILFDLISTQNGATTLEQRKLLATKAFHVSSNYDTAIFNYFNTDETIFKASIDNGQILRYGENPHQKGFFFGDFDKMFTKVHGKELSYNNLLDVDAAVNLILEFKNNEPTFAILKHNNACGLATRNNMKDAYLAALAGDPTSAFGGVLIANGKIDLATANEINSLFCEVVIAPSYDDEAIAVLSEKKNRIILIQHDVELPSRQVRTALNGLLIQDRNNITDAKSDLKVVTNTTPTEQEIDDLLFASKICKNTKSNTIVFAKNSTLVASGTGQTSRVDALKQAIEKATTFGFDLNGAVMASDAFFPFPDCVEIAHNAGITAVIQPGGSIKDELSINFCNENKVAMVFTGTRHFKH, translated from the coding sequence ATGAGCACTACAAAAAACACCCAAGGCCAAAGGCCGAACGGAACGAAGCTAATCCAATCGGCACTGATTTCAGTTTTTTCAAAAGACGGATTAGAGCCGATCGTTCGCAAACTACATGAACAAAACGTAACGATTTATTCCACTGGTGGAACAGAAGAATTCATTAACAATTTAGGAATTCCGGTTGTTCCTGTTGAAGAAGTTACTTCTTTTCCGGAGATTCTTGGCGGAAGAGTAAAAACATTGCATCCAAAAATCTTTGGTGGAATATTAAACCGTCAGGACAACGAAACGGATATTGCCCAAATGAAAGATTTTGAAATACCACAAATTGATTTGGTGATTGTGGATTTATATCCGTTTGAAAAAACAGTAGCTTCCGGAGCAAGTGAACAAGATATTATCGAGAAGATTGACATTGGTGGTATTTCCCTGATTCGTGCTGCGGCTAAGAATTTTAATGATACTGTCATCGTGGCTTCAGTAAATGAATATTCGATTTTATTTGATTTGATTTCAACTCAAAACGGAGCAACCACTTTGGAACAAAGAAAATTGTTGGCAACCAAAGCCTTTCATGTTTCTTCCAATTACGATACCGCTATTTTCAACTATTTCAATACAGACGAAACTATTTTCAAAGCCAGTATTGATAACGGTCAGATTTTGAGATATGGTGAAAACCCACATCAAAAAGGTTTTTTCTTTGGCGATTTTGATAAAATGTTTACCAAAGTCCATGGCAAAGAATTGTCGTATAACAATCTGTTAGACGTTGATGCTGCTGTAAATTTGATTTTGGAATTCAAAAATAACGAACCAACATTTGCCATTTTAAAACACAATAATGCATGTGGATTGGCGACTAGAAATAATATGAAGGATGCATATCTGGCGGCTTTGGCTGGTGATCCAACTTCGGCTTTTGGTGGCGTTTTGATTGCGAATGGTAAAATTGATTTGGCCACAGCTAATGAAATAAATTCACTTTTTTGTGAAGTGGTAATTGCGCCAAGTTATGATGACGAAGCGATTGCGGTTTTATCTGAAAAGAAAAACAGAATCATTTTAATTCAGCATGATGTTGAACTTCCAAGTCGTCAGGTACGAACTGCTTTAAATGGATTATTGATACAAGACAGAAACAACATTACTGACGCAAAATCAGACTTAAAAGTCGTTACAAACACGACTCCAACCGAGCAGGAAATTGACGATTTATTATTTGCATCAAAAATTTGTAAAAATACCAAATCAAACACGATTGTATTTGCAAAAAACAGTACATTAGTAGCATCAGGAACAGGTCAGACTTCGAGAGTAGATGCGTTGAAACAAGCGATTGAAAAGGCGACAACTTTTGGCTTTGATTTGAATGGTGCAGTAATGGCAAGTGATGCTTTTTTCCCTTTCCCGGATTGTGTTGAAATCGCTCATAACGCTGGAATTACTGCTGTTATTCAACCTGGTGGTTCGATAAAAGACGAGCTTAGTATTAATTTTTGTAACGAAAATAAAGTTGCAATGGTATTTACCGGAACACGTCATTTTAAACATTAA
- a CDS encoding ABC transporter permease, which produces MLLYLRLLKESFAFAMNALRNNKLRTMLSLLGVTIGIFSIIAVLAAVDSLDRKIKADLSTLDKNTIYLTSQSFGPTDVPRWKREQFPAVKYEEYQYLKTALNDVENSCFQYFTGSQNIKFESKTVSNVNMVPVTHEFVDIQRMEFKEGRFFNELESNSGKQVVVLGHDIAEQLFENADPIGKTVRIYGNRFTVIGVTKKKGSGMDIGGGDDTSAFIPSNFLRGLYGDNNDNVLCVVVIKPEKGADIEGLKGEISQKLRSYRGVKQGEIDNFFINILSGFTDMIDSLIGSLKIGGWIISGFSLLVGGFGIANIMFVSVKERTNLIGIQKSLGAKNKFILFQFLFEAIILCVIGGMVGLLLVWIIAMILTKVLDFEFVLSMGNIILGTSLAAIIGLIAGILPAVSASRLDPVEAIRSGM; this is translated from the coding sequence ATGTTACTTTACTTAAGACTGCTCAAAGAAAGTTTTGCTTTTGCCATGAATGCGCTGCGCAACAATAAGCTGAGAACCATGCTTTCTTTATTGGGTGTGACGATTGGAATATTTTCTATCATTGCGGTCTTGGCTGCCGTTGATTCCTTAGACAGAAAAATCAAAGCAGACTTAAGCACTTTAGATAAAAACACGATTTATTTAACGAGTCAGTCTTTTGGTCCAACCGATGTTCCGCGTTGGAAAAGAGAGCAGTTTCCTGCTGTGAAATATGAAGAGTATCAATACCTGAAAACAGCTTTAAACGATGTTGAAAATTCTTGTTTTCAATATTTTACGGGTAGTCAGAATATTAAGTTTGAATCAAAAACCGTTTCTAATGTAAATATGGTTCCGGTTACGCATGAATTTGTGGATATCCAAAGAATGGAGTTTAAAGAAGGGCGCTTTTTTAATGAATTGGAATCTAATTCGGGAAAACAAGTAGTGGTTTTAGGGCATGATATTGCGGAACAGCTTTTTGAGAATGCTGACCCCATTGGGAAAACGGTGCGCATATACGGTAATCGCTTCACAGTTATCGGAGTTACAAAAAAGAAAGGTTCGGGAATGGATATTGGCGGTGGGGATGATACTTCGGCTTTTATTCCTTCAAATTTTCTTAGAGGTCTATACGGTGATAATAATGATAATGTATTGTGTGTTGTTGTTATAAAACCTGAGAAAGGTGCTGATATAGAAGGGTTAAAAGGAGAAATTTCACAGAAACTTCGCAGTTACAGAGGTGTAAAACAAGGAGAAATCGACAATTTCTTTATCAATATACTTTCAGGCTTTACCGATATGATTGACAGTCTTATAGGAAGTCTAAAAATAGGAGGTTGGATTATTTCCGGGTTTTCGCTTTTGGTTGGTGGTTTTGGGATTGCCAATATCATGTTTGTTTCGGTGAAAGAAAGAACCAATTTAATCGGAATTCAAAAATCATTGGGAGCCAAAAATAAATTTATACTTTTTCAGTTTCTTTTCGAAGCGATTATCCTTTGTGTTATAGGTGGAATGGTAGGCTTACTTCTGGTCTGGATAATCGCCATGATTTTAACCAAGGTATTGGATTTTGAATTTGTGCTTAGTATGGGCAATATTATTCTTGGAACAAGTTTGGCTGCCATTATTGGACTAATTGCCGGAATTCTACCTGCCGTTTCTGCTTCACGATTAGATCCTGTGGAAGCAATTAGAAGTGGGATGTAG
- the accD gene encoding acetyl-CoA carboxylase, carboxyltransferase subunit beta, producing the protein MAWFKRTEKGITTATEDKKDVPKGLWYKSPTGKIIDQDELARNLWVSPEDDFHVRIGSKEYFEILFDDNKFKELDAKMTSKDPLNFVDTKKYSDRLKDAIDKTGLKDAVRTAVGKSKGKDLVVCCMDFAFIGGSMGAVVGEKIARGIDYSIKNKVPFVMISKSGGARMMEAAYSLMQLAKTSAKLAQLAEAKIPYISLCTDPTTGGTTASYAMLGDVNISEPGALIGFAGPRVVRDTTGKDLPDGFQTAEFVLDHGFLDFITPRKELKDKINLYLDLILNQNIR; encoded by the coding sequence ATGGCTTGGTTTAAAAGAACAGAAAAAGGGATTACCACTGCAACCGAAGATAAAAAAGACGTTCCAAAAGGACTTTGGTATAAATCGCCTACGGGAAAAATTATTGACCAGGACGAATTGGCTAGAAATCTTTGGGTAAGTCCGGAAGATGATTTCCATGTTAGAATTGGAAGTAAAGAATACTTTGAAATCTTATTTGATGACAACAAATTCAAGGAATTGGATGCTAAGATGACCTCTAAAGATCCTCTAAATTTCGTGGATACCAAAAAATATTCAGACCGACTGAAAGACGCTATCGACAAAACAGGATTGAAAGATGCTGTTCGAACTGCTGTTGGAAAATCAAAAGGAAAAGATTTGGTAGTTTGCTGTATGGATTTTGCCTTTATTGGTGGTTCAATGGGTGCTGTTGTGGGTGAAAAAATTGCCCGTGGAATTGATTATTCGATCAAAAACAAAGTGCCTTTTGTGATGATTTCAAAATCGGGTGGTGCGCGTATGATGGAAGCTGCGTATTCATTGATGCAATTGGCAAAAACGTCTGCAAAATTGGCACAATTAGCCGAAGCTAAAATTCCGTACATCTCTTTATGTACTGACCCAACAACAGGTGGAACAACTGCATCTTATGCGATGCTTGGCGATGTAAACATTTCTGAGCCTGGTGCTTTGATTGGTTTTGCCGGACCGAGAGTTGTTCGTGATACCACCGGAAAAGATTTACCGGATGGTTTCCAAACGGCTGAGTTTGTATTAGATCATGGCTTCCTTGATTTTATTACACCAAGAAAAGAATTGAAAGACAAGATTAATTTATATCTCGATTTGATTTTAAATCAGAATATTAGATAA